The Microterricola viridarii nucleotide sequence AGCACCGGCACCTCGCCGGCGGCCGCGCACACGGCGGCGATGTCGAGCAGCTCAAGCGTCGGGTTCGCCGGCGTCTCGATCACGACGAGGCCGGTCTCCGGGGTGATCGCCGCAGAGATGCCGTCCGGCTGCACCCAGGCGACCGTGGTGCCGAGCAGGCCGGTGGCCAGCACGTGGTCCGTGCCGCCGTACAGCGGGCGCACGGCGACGATGTGCGGCCGGCCGGCCGCGGCGGTCGCCAGCAGGCAGGCGGCGAGCGCCGCCATGCCGGTTGCGAAGGCGACGGCGCCGTCCGTCCGCTCCAGCGCGGCCAGGCTGTCCTCGAAGCGGGCGACGCCCGGCTGCCAGAGCCGTTGGTAGACGGCAGAGGCGCCGGGTTCGAGGTCGCCGCCCGTGGCGAGGTTCTCGTAGCTGTCACCGCCGCTCTCGACATCCGTCAGCGGGTTCGTCGTCGACAGGTCGATGGTGGGCACGTGCGAGCCGGACTCGCGCACCCCGTCCATCCCGCCGTGCACGGCGATCGTCTCGAGGCGGTGACCGGGGGAATCGTTGTGAGACATCAGTGGCTCCATGCCTCGAACGTAGTTGAAGCTGTCAAAGCACCTCAAGGGTGTCAAGGATCCTGTCGAGAGTGCTGCTATTCTTGAAAGGTTCTTCACAAAGAAAGCAGGACTGCCCCGTGGATTCGAAGAAGGCCGATCTCGATCGCGTCGACCGTGCGCTGTTGCGCGCACTCTCGGCCAATGCCAGGGCCTCCGGGGCCGCGCTGGCCGCAGAGGTCGGAGTCGCCGAGTCGACGGTGTCGCTGCGGCTGCGCCGCCTGCAGGCGCTCGGCTACATCCGCGGCTTCCGGGTCGACATCGACCTGGCCGCGCTCGGCGCCTCGCTGCAGGCGCTCATCTCGGTGCGCCTGGTCAAGCACGCCCGCGGCGAGATCGACTCCTTCCGGGATTCCGCCCCGCACCTGCCCGGCGTGATCGGCCTGTTCCACATGGCCGGAGCCGACGACTACCTGCTGCACGTGGCCGCCCACGACGCCTCCGAGCTGCGCGACTTCGTGCTCACCCACCTGACCGGGCATCCGGCCGTGGCGCACACCGAGACGAACCTCATCTTCGAGCACGCCGACGGCGACGGCTGGCACGAGCTGGTCAAGGAGTAGGCGGCCGCTCCAACTCCGCCGCCTGGGCCAGCACGAACGCCCGGTCGACCACCCGGCCGTGTCCAGGCACGACGCGCTCGTCCGGGCCGACCATGTCGGCCAGGGTGCGCAGCGCGTGCGGCCAGTCCTGCGGGAACGCGTCCGGGCCGGCCTGCGGAGGCCCGGACTCCTCGATCACGTCGCCGACGATCCAGCAGCCGGCATCCGGCACGTGCACGACCAGGTCGGTGTCCGTGTGCCCCGGCGGCAGGGTGACCAGCCGCACCGTGCGCCCGCCGAGGTCCAGTTCGAGCGGCCCGTCGACGCTCACCTGGGGCGGGGTCAGCACGACATCCGGCCGGCCGGCCAGCTCCGCGGCCTCGTAGTCGCGGAAGTGCACCGCGATGCGGTGGTGGCCGTAGATCGTCGCCGTCGGGGCGAACAGCTGGTTGCCGAAGGTGTGGTCGTAGTGCGCATGCGTGTTCACCACCCAGCGGATGCCGCCCTGCCCCAGCGTTGCGGCATCCGCCACGATCTCGGCGGCCTCGCCCGGCCCGCAGCGGGTGTCGACCAGCAGCAGGCCGTCATCGCCGCGCACGAGGCAGATGGACACGTCCAGCGGCTGGTAGCGCGCCTGCCAGACGCCGTCGGCGACCTCTGCCCATTCGGCCATGGGGCGAGCCTAATCCTCCGCGCCTATCCCGACGCGGCATGCCGCGCGTAGCATCGAGCCATGTTGGCCGAGTGGTCCGGGTTCTTCGTCGCCGCCGCCGGGGCGTGCGCCGCCCTCGGCGGCCTCATCATCGTCGCCGCCTCGGTGAGCGTCACCGAGATGATCGCCATCCCGGGCATGGCCTCCCGGGCGGGAGTCGCCATCGCCCTCCTCGTCGCTTCGACGATCATCGCGCTGGCCGCGCTGATGCCCGGCCTGACAGCCGGCGGCTTCGGCTGGCTGGTCCTTCTGGCCGGCGGCATCGCGCTGGGCCTCGCCCTCGAGTCGCTGTGGCGGTTGGTGCGCACCCGGCAGCCAGGAGCCCGGGAGCACCGCGGGCTCGGGGAGTCGATCGCGAAGGGCAGCATCGGGGTGCTTCCGAGCGCCGCGTTCTGTGTCGCCGGAGTGCTCCTGGTGCTCGGCGATGCAGCGGGCGCGTACTGGATCGCGGCGGGCATCCTGCTCGCCATCTTCTCCGCCGTCGTCTCGGCGTGGGTGGTCCTGGTCGAGATCCGGCGCTGATTCCGGCGGTGTTCGGGGGCCCGAAATGCTGTCAATCACGGCGAATCGGGGGCTCGGCGGCATCCGGATCGGTAGCGTGTACAGCGGACGCTCAGGGTCGCGCGACCACATCGTTCCCGCACCAGCGCCAGGCCACCAGGAGTTCCACCCCCATGTCTCAATTCAACGAAGACACCCCGTCTGCCCGCGCGAACGTCGGCGCGCCCCAGCCGAGCGGCGCCGAGCTGCGGCGCTGGCGGCAGTATCTCGCCAACGAGCGGGCCGAGGCAGCCGTGTACCGCGAGCTCGCCGCCCGACGCACCGGCGAGGAGCGCGAGATCCTGCTCGCGCTGGCCGACGCGGAGGGCCGCCACGAGGCGCACTGGCGCGAGTTGCTCGGCGAGGAGGCCGGGCGGCCGCACCGCGCCGACATCCGCACCCGGGCGCTGGGCCTGCTCGCCCGCAGCTTCGGCTCGATCTTCGTCCTCGCCCTCGCCCAGCGCGCCGAGAGCGCCTCCCCGTACGCGAGCGACCCGCACGCCTCGGCCGCGATGGCCGCCGATGAGCGAATCCACGAGGAGGTCGTGCGTGGGCTCGCCGCCCGCGGCCGGATGCGGCTCTCCGGAACCTTCCGCGCCGCCGTCTTCGGCGCCAACGACGGCCTGGTCTCCAACCTCGCCCTCGTGCTCGGAATCGGGGCGACCGGCGTCGCCCACAGCGTCGTGCTGTTCAGCGGCATCGCCGGCCTGCTCGCCGGCGCCCTCTCGATGGGCGCGGGGGAGTACGTCTCCGTGCGCTCCCAGCGCGAGCTGCTGGAGGCCTCCAACCCGGACCCGGATGCCGACAAGGTGCTGCCAGACCTCGACGTGAACGCGAATGAGCTCGCCCTCGTCTACCGTGCCCGCGGTATGGAGGAGGGCGAGGCGACGAAGCACGCCGCCCGGGTGATCTCCCGCATTCACGCGAAGGGAGCTCCGCTGACCGGCCCGGTCAGCGCCATCGACGACCACGAGGCCATCGGCACCGGCTGGGGCGCGGCGCTCTCCAGCTTCTGCTTCTTCGCCTCCGGCGCCATCATCCCGGTGCTGCCGTACATCTTCGGCCTGCAGGGCATCGTCGCCGTCGCGGTGGCGGTCGTCCTGGTCGGCATCGCGCTGCTCGTGACGGGCGCCGTCGTCGGCCTGCTCTCCGGCGCCCCGCCCCTCCGCCGGGCGCTCCGCCAGCTCGGCATCGGCCTCGGCGCCGCCGCCGTCACCTACGTGCTCGGCCTCGCCTTCGGCACCACGATCGGCTAGCCGGCCCGACGGCGCGGATACGCAGGACCACAGCACTCCCGGCCCCGTATGCGGCGCCCGCGTCGCTCTGCTCCTGCATTTCTGCAGCCTTGTGTGCGAGCTGCCAGGGCTTCGCTTGTTCCTCGCTCAGCCGGCGTGGGGAGCGGCGGCGCACCCCGTTGGCTCGAGGGAGCGCCAGCGACCGAAGCCAACCCCGGGAGCTGCGACGCCACACGCATCGAAGAAACGCAGGACCACAGCGCTCCCGGCCCCGTATGCGGCGCCCGCGGCGCTCTGCTCCTGTTTTTCCGCAGCCTTGTGTGCGGGCTGGCCAGGGCATGGCTCGTTCCTCGCTCAGCCGACGTGGGGAGCGGCGCGCCCAGTTGGCTCGAGGGAGCGCCAGCGACCGAAGCCAACGGCTCTACGGGCTGGTGACGAAGTCGATCAGCTCCTCGACCCGGCCGAGCAGTGCCGGCTCCAGGTCGGCGAAGGTGCGCACCTGGCCGAGGATCCGCTGCCAGGCGCGCGCGATGTCCGCCTGCTCGGCGTGCGGCCAGCCGAAGCTGGCGCAGATGCCCTTCTTCCACTCGATGTTGCGCGGGATGGTCGGCCATTCCTTGATGCCGAGTCGCTCCGGCTTCACCGACTGCCAGACGTCGACGTAGGGGTGGCCGACGACGAGCACGTGCTTGCCGTATGGGCCGGCGGCGACGGCATCCGCGATGCGGCT carries:
- a CDS encoding Lrp/AsnC family transcriptional regulator; the encoded protein is MDSKKADLDRVDRALLRALSANARASGAALAAEVGVAESTVSLRLRRLQALGYIRGFRVDIDLAALGASLQALISVRLVKHARGEIDSFRDSAPHLPGVIGLFHMAGADDYLLHVAAHDASELRDFVLTHLTGHPAVAHTETNLIFEHADGDGWHELVKE
- a CDS encoding MBL fold metallo-hydrolase — translated: MAEWAEVADGVWQARYQPLDVSICLVRGDDGLLLVDTRCGPGEAAEIVADAATLGQGGIRWVVNTHAHYDHTFGNQLFAPTATIYGHHRIAVHFRDYEAAELAGRPDVVLTPPQVSVDGPLELDLGGRTVRLVTLPPGHTDTDLVVHVPDAGCWIVGDVIEESGPPQAGPDAFPQDWPHALRTLADMVGPDERVVPGHGRVVDRAFVLAQAAELERPPTP
- a CDS encoding VIT1/CCC1 transporter family protein, with translation MSQFNEDTPSARANVGAPQPSGAELRRWRQYLANERAEAAVYRELAARRTGEEREILLALADAEGRHEAHWRELLGEEAGRPHRADIRTRALGLLARSFGSIFVLALAQRAESASPYASDPHASAAMAADERIHEEVVRGLAARGRMRLSGTFRAAVFGANDGLVSNLALVLGIGATGVAHSVVLFSGIAGLLAGALSMGAGEYVSVRSQRELLEASNPDPDADKVLPDLDVNANELALVYRARGMEEGEATKHAARVISRIHAKGAPLTGPVSAIDDHEAIGTGWGAALSSFCFFASGAIIPVLPYIFGLQGIVAVAVAVVLVGIALLVTGAVVGLLSGAPPLRRALRQLGIGLGAAAVTYVLGLAFGTTIG